A region from the Aegilops tauschii subsp. strangulata cultivar AL8/78 chromosome 5, Aet v6.0, whole genome shotgun sequence genome encodes:
- the LOC109750002 gene encoding uncharacterized protein, whose translation MVKDLEKFHWPIGNLALLHYIYWEKLEPIGLDAFDPLSREYPLMLNWPETEGKKRDNYDNIHGRGTGNIENCISEEYRRAKVAREGTVPEEETKKTKRKGGGRSRKPSTSAVSSNTNYSMDRVMTYIKLLHKEMVMERLNTEGVMYKSIKRDNVDEFDDVGEGVGMKNGKYKSSKYWPDIESPTDVKIGTSFTGMNDTFVPVDDTGAPATTPGKGDATDPFIIDDNGNSPSSASTVRTKDFPPMSRTLQNADISGESMGGLSPTKSEETFESFPAKSNIGNGEGSQDNEDLFASSPHSILASSLNMTPDRIEAAKVFVETLASSKKHAHKTVVNVPPPDGDICTPAMLHDVLTFKWLNGVRAEISKDIMEANSTLQAKKYPDVSSWPINEYEMPRQKDGVSCGPFVMRCIKHWDGDRWTYEFDQEEINE comes from the exons ATGGTCAAAGATCTTGAAAAATTCCATTGGCCTATCGGGAACTTGGCTCTTCTTCAT TATATATACTGGGAAAAACTTGAGCCAATTGGTCTGGATGCATTTGATCCTTTGTCTCGTGAATACCCACTAATGCTTAACTGGCCAGAAACGGAAGGGAAAAAGCGAGACAACTATGACAACATACACGGGCGGGGTACCGGCAAT ATTGAAAACTGCATTAGCGAAGAGTACAGACGTGCTAAGGTTGCACGTGAAGGGACTGTCCCAGAGGAAGAAACGAAGAAAACTAAACGGAAAGGTGGTGGCAGGAGTAGAAAGCCAAGCACGTCGGCGGTTTCATCGAACACGAATTATAGTATGGACCGTGTGATGACATACATAAAGCTGCTTCACAAGGAG ATGGTAATGGAAAGGTTGAACACGGAAGGTGTGATGTACAAATCCATTAAGAGGGACAACGTTGACGAATTTGATGATGTAGGTGAAGGAGTTGGGATGAAGAATGGCAAGTACAAGTCATCAAAATATTGGCCAGATATTGAATCACCTACGGACGTAAAGATAGGAACATCTTTCACGGGTATGAATGATACCTTCGTGCCCGTTGATGACACGGGTGCTCCGGCGACGACACCGGGTAAAGGTGATGCTACTGATCCTTTCATTATAGACGATAATGGAAACTCTCCATCTTCGGCATCAACTGTACGGACAAAAGACTTTCCGCCTATGTCCCGAACCCTGCAGAATGCTGACATTTCTGGTGAGTCTATGGGTGGTTTGTCACCAACAAAGTCCGAAGAAACGTTTGAGAGTTTCCCGGCAAAGAGCAACATAGGTAATGGTGAAGGCAGTCAGGACAATGAAG ATCTGTTTGCATCGTCACCACATTCAATTCTAGCAAGTTCTCTTAATATGACTCCGGATCGCATAGAGGCAGCCAAAGTTTTTGTTGAGACTCTTGCATCGTCAAAGAAACATGCGCACAAAACCGTGGTTAATGTGCCGCCACCAGATGGGGACATATGCACGCCAGCAATGCTTCATGATGTCCTCACGTTTAAATGGTTGAATGGCGTT AGAGCTGAAATTTCTAAGGATATTATGGAGGCCAACTCAACTCTTCAAGCAAAAAAATATCCAGATGTCTCATCGTGGCCAATAAATGAGTACGAAATGCCGAGACAAAAAGATGG AGTGTCATGTGGACCTTTTGTGATGCGGTGCATAAAACACTGGGACGGAGATCGCTGGACATATGAATTTGACCAGGAAGAGATTAATGAGTAA